Proteins encoded by one window of Acuticoccus sp. MNP-M23:
- a CDS encoding DUF1285 domain-containing protein: MTGADGADAHAAGRLADLLAHAGELGGRAAPVHLWDPPHCGAIPMRIDAGGTWHYGGSPIRREAMVRLFASVLRREADGSIVLVTPAEKVAIVVDDAPFQAVEMAVAGEGDAAAITLRTNIGDLVTADAEHPLRLTEDDAGGFVPYVTVRGGLEARFTRPLALELADEIVTHEGRGGIWSGGKFFPVPQ; encoded by the coding sequence TTGACTGGTGCCGACGGGGCGGATGCCCACGCTGCGGGCAGGCTCGCAGATCTTCTCGCCCACGCTGGCGAACTGGGGGGGCGCGCAGCCCCGGTCCACCTGTGGGATCCGCCCCATTGCGGTGCGATTCCCATGCGCATCGACGCGGGCGGAACATGGCATTATGGCGGCTCCCCGATCCGGCGTGAGGCGATGGTGCGGCTGTTTGCCTCCGTCCTGCGCCGCGAGGCCGATGGCAGCATCGTCCTCGTCACCCCGGCGGAGAAAGTGGCGATTGTTGTGGACGACGCGCCCTTCCAGGCCGTGGAAATGGCCGTGGCCGGAGAGGGCGACGCCGCCGCCATCACGCTGCGCACCAATATCGGCGACCTGGTAACCGCGGACGCAGAGCACCCCTTGCGCCTCACCGAAGACGATGCGGGCGGTTTCGTGCCTTACGTGACCGTGCGCGGCGGGCTGGAGGCACGGTTTACCCGCCCGCTGGCGCTGGAGCTTGCTGACGAGATCGTGACCCATGAGGGCCGGGGCGGGATCTGGAGCGGCGGCAAATTCTTTCCCGTCCCGCAATGA
- a CDS encoding CoA pyrophosphatase yields the protein MTRADTAPDGPVAIGVAAADRSDPVIAEIAARAARLLPPGTAPDTAAARFGDHVLNPSFAGSGTRPPRAAAVLMALGRDAADGTPVMLLTERATHLAAHPGQVALPGGKIEAGETPAETALREAHEEIDLLPAAVEVLGVGDAYHTRTGFVVVPVLGLLARPATLTPAPGEVASVFTAPYQQVMTLANHREVRVTRDGLERTYFEVMSGQKRIWGVTAGILRLMHGKLYGP from the coding sequence ATGACGCGCGCCGATACCGCGCCCGACGGTCCCGTTGCCATCGGTGTGGCGGCGGCCGACCGCAGCGACCCGGTGATTGCCGAAATTGCCGCCCGCGCAGCCCGCCTTCTGCCGCCCGGCACCGCGCCGGACACCGCTGCTGCCCGGTTCGGCGACCATGTGCTGAACCCGTCCTTTGCCGGCAGCGGCACCCGCCCGCCGCGGGCTGCCGCCGTATTGATGGCGCTCGGGCGCGATGCGGCAGACGGCACCCCGGTAATGCTTCTTACCGAGCGCGCCACTCACCTTGCGGCCCATCCGGGGCAGGTTGCGCTGCCGGGCGGCAAGATCGAAGCCGGTGAAACGCCGGCCGAAACCGCGCTGCGCGAAGCCCACGAGGAGATCGACCTTCTGCCCGCTGCGGTGGAGGTGCTCGGCGTCGGGGACGCCTACCACACGCGCACCGGCTTTGTGGTGGTGCCGGTTCTGGGCCTTCTTGCGCGCCCTGCGACACTGACTCCGGCGCCGGGGGAGGTGGCGTCCGTGTTCACGGCGCCCTATCAACAGGTCATGACCCTTGCCAATCACCGCGAGGTTCGCGTCACCCGCGACGGTCTGGAGCGGACCTATTTCGAGGTCATGTCCGGCCAGAAGCGGATCTGGGGCGTAACCGCCGGTATCCTCCGCCTCATGCACGGGAAGCTCTACGGCCCATGA
- a CDS encoding MoxR family ATPase, producing the protein MNESVLLERNDDALAADAEAAVDRLGEAKGEVDRLIFGQSDVVERSLIAVLCGGHALLVGLPGLAKTKLVATLGTVLGLEERRIQFTPDLMPSDILGAEVLEQADNGERAFRFIQGPIFAQLLMADEINRASPRTQSALLQAMQEGFVTIAGQPHALPTPFHVLATQNPLEQEGTYPLPEAQLDRFLMQIDVDYPDRDAERRILVETTGMDDAEARAVLTRDELMGLQALVRRLPVGESVVEAILDLVRSARPEEDDEFTGQIAWGPGPRASQALMLATRARALLDGRLAPSREDVSALAEPVLQHRMALTYGARAEGRTIKGIITELAARL; encoded by the coding sequence ATGAACGAATCCGTGCTTCTGGAGCGCAACGACGACGCACTCGCGGCCGATGCCGAAGCCGCCGTCGACCGTCTCGGCGAGGCGAAGGGCGAGGTGGACCGCCTCATCTTCGGCCAGAGTGATGTTGTCGAACGCTCGCTGATCGCTGTCCTTTGCGGCGGCCATGCCCTGCTTGTGGGCCTGCCCGGCCTTGCCAAGACCAAGCTCGTCGCCACCCTCGGCACCGTCCTTGGCCTGGAGGAACGGCGCATCCAGTTCACACCGGATCTGATGCCGTCCGACATTCTGGGCGCCGAAGTGCTGGAGCAGGCCGATAACGGCGAGCGGGCGTTCCGCTTCATTCAGGGTCCGATCTTCGCCCAGCTTCTGATGGCCGACGAGATCAACCGCGCGTCGCCGCGCACCCAGTCCGCCCTTCTGCAGGCGATGCAGGAAGGCTTCGTGACCATTGCCGGCCAGCCCCACGCGCTGCCGACCCCGTTCCACGTCCTCGCCACGCAGAACCCGCTGGAGCAGGAAGGCACCTACCCCCTGCCCGAAGCCCAGCTCGACCGCTTTTTGATGCAGATCGACGTGGACTATCCGGACCGCGACGCCGAGCGCCGCATTCTGGTGGAAACCACCGGCATGGACGATGCGGAGGCGCGCGCTGTCCTGACGCGCGACGAGCTGATGGGCCTGCAGGCGCTGGTTCGCCGGCTACCGGTTGGCGAAAGCGTGGTGGAGGCCATTCTCGACCTGGTGCGCAGCGCACGGCCTGAAGAGGACGACGAATTCACGGGCCAGATCGCGTGGGGCCCCGGCCCCCGTGCCAGTCAGGCGCTGATGCTGGCGACCAGAGCCCGCGCGCTGCTGGACGGGCGTCTTGCCCCGTCGCGCGAAGACGTTTCGGCGCTGGCCGAGCCCGTGCTCCAGCACCGCATGGCGCTCACCTACGGCGCGCGGGCCGAGGGGCGCACCATCAAGGGCATCATCACCGAACTTGCAGCGAGGCTCTAG
- a CDS encoding ABC transporter ATP-binding protein, whose protein sequence is MSAPSDDDLLVRVEHLSKTFDVSAPWLDRVVERLPRQLLHAVTDVSFAIRRGETFALVGESGSGKSTIAKVVVGLIGANGGAITIDGVTMGTDTRAVRTLRRRMQMIFQDPYASLNPRMRVDAIVSEPIRAFGLHKGDAVAERVGALLTAVGLDPRDGTKFPHEFSGGQRQRICIARALASDPAFLVCDEPTSALDVSVQAQILNLMRDLQEEFGLTYLFISHDLAVVRHMASRIGVLYLGRLAEIAPGRQLFSDPKHPYTRMLLDAVPDLNMSGRARTPVTGEIPNPIDPPSGCPFHPRCPLANDRCRTEVPALLPAGEGAVACHAVEEGRAAA, encoded by the coding sequence ATGAGCGCCCCTTCCGACGACGACCTCCTCGTCAGGGTCGAGCACCTGTCAAAGACCTTCGACGTGTCGGCCCCCTGGCTCGACCGGGTGGTGGAGCGTCTGCCGCGCCAGCTTCTTCATGCGGTCACCGATGTGTCGTTTGCCATCCGCCGGGGGGAGACGTTTGCGCTGGTGGGAGAATCGGGGTCCGGCAAGTCCACCATCGCAAAGGTTGTGGTGGGACTGATCGGCGCCAATGGCGGCGCAATCACCATCGACGGTGTCACCATGGGCACGGACACCCGCGCGGTGCGCACGCTGCGCCGCCGGATGCAGATGATCTTTCAGGACCCTTACGCCAGCCTCAACCCGCGGATGCGGGTGGATGCCATCGTGTCGGAACCGATCCGCGCCTTCGGGCTCCACAAGGGCGATGCCGTGGCGGAGCGGGTCGGCGCGCTCCTCACGGCCGTGGGTCTCGATCCGCGCGACGGCACGAAATTTCCGCACGAATTTTCCGGCGGGCAGCGCCAGCGGATCTGCATCGCCCGTGCCCTCGCCTCCGACCCGGCGTTTCTGGTCTGCGACGAGCCCACCAGCGCACTCGACGTTTCGGTGCAGGCGCAGATCCTCAACCTGATGCGCGACCTGCAGGAAGAGTTCGGCCTCACCTATCTTTTCATCAGCCACGACCTTGCGGTGGTGCGGCACATGGCAAGCCGCATCGGCGTGCTCTATCTCGGCCGACTTGCCGAAATCGCGCCGGGCCGTCAGCTCTTTTCAGATCCGAAACACCCCTATACCCGGATGCTCCTGGATGCGGTGCCGGACCTCAACATGTCCGGCCGCGCCCGAACGCCGGTAACGGGCGAGATTCCCAACCCCATCGACCCGCCGTCCGGCTGCCCGTTCCACCCCCGCTGTCCGCTGGCAAACGACCGATGCCGCACCGAAGTGCCGGCGCTCCTGCCGGCGGGCGAGGGCGCCGTCGCCTGCCACGCGGTAGAAGAAGGCCGTGCCGCCGCCTGA
- a CDS encoding DUF6111 family protein — protein sequence MIRVIITQIVLFLLPFLAFFVYRVATEGWTGARVAGFGRATFFLIIAGGLLVVAGFIAFAVLGGQDQGVYVPAQYRDGVLVPSEMRSPDN from the coding sequence ATGATCCGCGTCATCATCACACAGATCGTTCTGTTTCTGCTGCCGTTTCTGGCGTTCTTCGTCTACCGCGTCGCCACCGAGGGGTGGACCGGTGCACGGGTCGCCGGCTTCGGCCGCGCCACCTTCTTTCTCATCATTGCCGGTGGCCTTCTGGTGGTGGCGGGCTTCATCGCCTTTGCCGTCCTCGGCGGGCAGGATCAGGGCGTTTATGTGCCCGCGCAGTACCGCGACGGCGTGCTCGTCCCCTCCGAAATGCGATCTCCTGACAATTGA
- a CDS encoding DUF58 domain-containing protein, translating into MFGRRAGPDTDTGAAPEFAMLAAKEAAANLPDLLVEARRVAASVAAGWHGRRRAGTGETFWQFRPFEYGEPARRIDWRRSARDDTLLVREREWEAAHTVLMWVDRTASMRARSRLATASKEARAVVLLLALADLLGRGGERIGLLGGPPPGARRNAADRIAENLMEVDANAARPSLGAIRRNADVVLIGDFLDPLDEWDEVFTTLAARGARTHLVQVLDPVEERFPFGGRTRFVDPESGLAFLVGKAEAWASGYRDTLAAHKAELAAQARRLGSSLIVHHTDTSAAPALLALRAALSGDDRPA; encoded by the coding sequence ATGTTCGGCCGCCGCGCGGGCCCGGATACGGACACCGGCGCCGCCCCCGAGTTTGCCATGCTCGCCGCCAAGGAGGCGGCCGCCAACCTGCCCGACCTTCTGGTCGAGGCGCGGCGGGTTGCAGCGTCGGTTGCCGCCGGCTGGCATGGCCGCCGCCGCGCCGGCACCGGCGAGACCTTCTGGCAGTTCCGCCCGTTCGAGTACGGCGAGCCGGCCCGCCGGATCGACTGGCGGCGCTCCGCCCGCGACGACACCCTGCTGGTGCGCGAGCGTGAGTGGGAGGCGGCCCACACCGTTCTCATGTGGGTGGACCGCACCGCCTCGATGCGCGCAAGATCACGCCTTGCCACCGCGTCCAAGGAGGCTCGGGCCGTGGTGCTCCTGCTGGCGCTTGCCGACCTTCTGGGTCGCGGCGGCGAGCGGATCGGCCTTCTGGGCGGCCCTCCCCCCGGCGCCCGCCGCAACGCTGCCGACCGCATTGCCGAAAACCTGATGGAAGTGGACGCCAACGCCGCACGCCCGTCGCTCGGCGCCATCCGCCGAAACGCGGACGTTGTGTTGATCGGCGACTTTCTGGACCCGCTGGACGAGTGGGACGAGGTGTTCACCACACTGGCGGCCCGCGGGGCGCGAACCCATCTGGTGCAGGTGCTCGACCCGGTGGAAGAGCGTTTTCCGTTCGGCGGCCGCACGCGGTTCGTGGACCCGGAGTCCGGCCTGGCCTTCCTTGTGGGCAAGGCGGAAGCGTGGGCCAGCGGCTACCGCGACACGCTGGCCGCGCACAAGGCCGAGCTGGCCGCGCAGGCACGCCGGCTGGGGTCCAGCCTCATCGTCCACCACACCGACACGTCCGCCGCGCCGGCGCTGCTTGCCCTTCGGGCAGCATTGTCCGGAGATGACCGTCCCGCATGA
- a CDS encoding DUF4159 domain-containing protein: MTALAFGAPAVLWALLLLPVLWWLLRATPPKPQDVAFAPTRLLMRLMKRDETPSRTPWWLMLVRLALAALVIIALAQPILRPETAAPIGNGPLLIAIDDTFAAADDWDQRLDRAERLVNQAEAATRTIVILPTANADAPLNAVDAGAAREALRSLSPNPWRAARGALAPRVAETEFGGAVWLTDGLAGEPDDDTAFFEALAGASATPVRIFAADAGRIIGVSSIEGTADGMNVTLTADADPGGLPRRVSVLDAKGFVLATDDAPFTIGDTTATATLALPTELRNDAVRVSVDGARNTAAVRLLDERFRRRTVGLISGGSADLAQPLLSPLHFLHAALAPSSDLREPAARALPTAVDELIDAGTSVIMLTDVGNLLPATQDALARWINAGGVLVRFAGPRTADGMDDLVPVAMRKGARTLGGTLSWNDPQPLADFNEDGPFAGLPVPTDVTVNRQLLAEPSIAVTERTWASLADGTPFVTGRSVGAGAVVFFHVTADTSWSTLPLSASFVEMLRRVVDLSAAMGPASETGPALPPYRMLDGLGRLVPPGPMVEPLPAGAALIGPKHPPGLYGADGAFRAVNLLADGERLAALQPAAFDGAAVLPFTSEGPTELRGALLSAAALLLLVDAAALLFLMGAFRRRAVAALALAFAATLSVDAHAQTGDPVPTPPAASASAADSDAALRFAMEASLRTRLGYVATGNAAVDRVSEAGLTGLSLELTRRTAVEPGAPMAVNIETDDLAFFPLLYWPIDAAAERPSDTAIAKVDAYMKNGGTILFDTRDQAGAAISNSPTGATQALRRILDGLDIPALEPVPQDHVLTKTFYLLQDFPGRWSGGPLWVEQLAGEAGGDRPARAGDSVSPILITANDFAGAWAMSPDGGFMFPTVPNDPYQREMAMRSGVNIALYTMTGNYKADQVHIPALLERLGQ, encoded by the coding sequence ATGACCGCTCTCGCCTTCGGCGCACCGGCCGTCCTCTGGGCGCTCCTCCTGCTGCCGGTCCTGTGGTGGCTCCTGCGGGCGACCCCGCCAAAACCGCAGGATGTGGCGTTCGCCCCCACGCGCCTCCTGATGCGCCTGATGAAACGGGACGAGACACCGTCGCGCACGCCGTGGTGGCTGATGCTCGTCCGTCTGGCGCTGGCAGCGCTTGTCATCATCGCACTGGCCCAGCCGATCCTGCGGCCGGAGACCGCCGCCCCCATCGGCAACGGCCCGCTGCTCATTGCCATCGACGACACGTTTGCCGCAGCAGACGACTGGGATCAGCGGCTGGACCGCGCCGAGCGGCTCGTCAACCAGGCCGAGGCGGCCACGCGCACCATCGTCATCCTGCCCACAGCCAATGCCGATGCACCGCTGAATGCGGTGGACGCAGGCGCCGCCCGCGAGGCGCTGCGTAGCCTGTCGCCGAACCCCTGGCGCGCTGCCCGCGGCGCCCTCGCTCCGCGTGTCGCCGAAACCGAGTTCGGCGGCGCGGTGTGGCTGACCGACGGCCTTGCCGGCGAGCCTGACGACGACACCGCCTTCTTCGAAGCACTCGCGGGCGCCAGCGCCACACCTGTGCGGATCTTTGCAGCGGACGCGGGACGGATCATCGGCGTCTCCAGCATCGAAGGCACGGCCGACGGCATGAACGTCACGCTGACTGCGGACGCCGACCCCGGTGGTCTTCCCCGCCGCGTCAGCGTCCTCGACGCCAAGGGCTTCGTGCTGGCGACGGACGATGCCCCGTTCACAATCGGCGATACCACCGCAACCGCAACGCTGGCGCTGCCCACCGAGCTGCGCAACGACGCCGTGCGCGTGTCCGTGGACGGCGCACGCAACACCGCCGCCGTGCGCCTGCTGGACGAACGCTTCCGCCGCCGCACCGTCGGGCTGATCTCCGGCGGATCGGCGGACCTTGCGCAGCCGCTCCTGTCGCCGCTCCATTTCCTGCACGCAGCGCTCGCCCCCTCGTCGGACCTGCGCGAGCCTGCCGCCCGCGCCCTCCCCACGGCGGTGGACGAGCTGATCGACGCCGGCACCTCCGTCATCATGCTGACCGACGTCGGCAACCTCCTTCCCGCCACGCAGGATGCGCTCGCCCGCTGGATCAACGCAGGCGGCGTGCTGGTGCGCTTCGCCGGCCCCCGCACCGCAGACGGCATGGACGATCTCGTCCCCGTCGCGATGCGCAAGGGCGCCCGGACGCTGGGCGGCACCCTCTCGTGGAACGACCCGCAACCGCTGGCCGACTTCAACGAAGACGGCCCGTTCGCCGGCCTTCCCGTTCCCACCGACGTGACCGTCAACCGCCAGCTTCTGGCCGAGCCCTCTATTGCCGTCACCGAGCGCACATGGGCCTCGCTGGCGGACGGCACGCCGTTCGTCACCGGCCGGTCGGTGGGCGCGGGTGCGGTGGTGTTCTTCCACGTCACGGCAGACACGTCGTGGTCGACGCTGCCTTTGTCGGCAAGCTTCGTCGAAATGCTGCGGCGGGTGGTGGATCTTTCGGCCGCGATGGGCCCCGCGTCAGAGACCGGCCCGGCGTTGCCGCCATACCGGATGCTGGACGGCCTTGGCCGCCTCGTTCCGCCGGGACCCATGGTGGAGCCTCTGCCGGCGGGTGCCGCGCTGATCGGCCCCAAACATCCGCCAGGCCTTTACGGCGCCGACGGCGCCTTCCGCGCCGTCAACCTCCTGGCCGATGGCGAGCGGCTGGCAGCCCTCCAGCCCGCCGCCTTCGACGGTGCCGCCGTGCTTCCGTTCACCAGCGAGGGACCGACGGAGCTGCGCGGCGCGCTTCTCTCTGCCGCCGCTCTTCTGCTGCTGGTGGATGCCGCGGCGCTCCTGTTTCTGATGGGCGCGTTCCGCCGCCGCGCCGTCGCCGCGCTGGCGCTTGCCTTCGCCGCAACCCTGTCGGTCGACGCGCACGCGCAAACTGGCGATCCGGTCCCGACGCCGCCTGCCGCAAGCGCGAGCGCAGCCGACAGCGACGCTGCCTTGCGCTTTGCCATGGAAGCCTCGCTGCGCACCCGCCTTGGCTACGTCGCCACCGGCAATGCCGCGGTGGACCGCGTCAGCGAAGCGGGCCTCACCGGCCTCTCGCTGGAGCTGACACGCCGCACCGCGGTGGAGCCAGGTGCCCCCATGGCGGTCAACATCGAGACGGACGATCTGGCGTTCTTCCCGCTCCTCTACTGGCCCATCGACGCTGCCGCCGAGCGCCCGTCGGACACCGCCATCGCCAAGGTCGACGCCTACATGAAGAATGGCGGCACGATCCTGTTCGACACGCGCGATCAGGCAGGCGCTGCGATCAGCAACAGCCCGACCGGCGCCACGCAGGCGCTCCGCCGCATTCTCGACGGGCTCGACATTCCGGCGCTGGAGCCCGTCCCCCAGGACCATGTGCTGACGAAGACGTTCTACCTGTTGCAGGACTTTCCGGGCCGCTGGTCCGGCGGGCCGTTGTGGGTCGAGCAGCTTGCCGGTGAAGCGGGCGGCGACCGGCCGGCGCGGGCGGGCGATTCGGTCTCGCCCATCCTCATCACGGCCAACGATTTTGCCGGCGCCTGGGCCATGTCCCCCGATGGCGGCTTCATGTTCCCCACAGTGCCCAACGATCCCTACCAGCGCGAAATGGCCATGCGTTCGGGCGTGAACATCGCGCTCTACACCATGACCGGGAACTACAAGGCCGACCAGGTTCACATCCCCGCGCTGCTGGAGCGACTTGGCCAATGA
- a CDS encoding N-acetyltransferase — MPPDVLLRPELPRDFPSVEALYRVTFGPGRLTRTAYRLRGDDPHDIDVSFVAERRGLVIGAIRQSRVRIGGSPAYILGPLAVAETAAKQGIGRALLLRTIAAARETAAEAIVLVGDPPFYGPSGFEPAAHLVMLPGPVEKHRVLMLPLKRALRGMVSGESW, encoded by the coding sequence ATGCCCCCTGATGTGCTGTTGCGGCCCGAGTTGCCGCGCGATTTCCCGTCCGTTGAAGCCCTTTACCGCGTCACGTTCGGCCCCGGCCGGCTGACGCGCACGGCCTACCGCCTGCGCGGGGACGATCCGCACGACATCGACGTCAGCTTCGTTGCGGAGCGGCGCGGGCTGGTGATTGGCGCGATCCGGCAAAGCCGGGTGCGGATCGGCGGTTCGCCCGCCTACATCCTGGGGCCGCTCGCGGTCGCGGAGACTGCCGCAAAGCAGGGGATCGGCCGGGCGCTTTTGCTGCGCACCATTGCAGCGGCGCGGGAGACGGCCGCCGAGGCCATCGTGCTCGTTGGCGATCCGCCCTTCTACGGGCCGTCCGGTTTCGAGCCTGCCGCGCACCTCGTCATGCTGCCGGGGCCGGTTGAGAAGCACCGTGTGCTGATGCTGCCGCTGAAACGCGCCTTGCGCGGCATGGTCAGCGGCGAAAGCTGGTAG
- a CDS encoding CCA tRNA nucleotidyltransferase yields MNEFALPAFWLNGGPLRSLLKVLNREGEARVVGGAVRNSVLGFPPGDIDIATDLAPERVERASRRAGFAVHPTGVAHGTLTIVAEGQPFEVTTLREDVETDGRHATVRFTDSWEVDAMRRDFTMNALYVDAEGHGVDYVGGYRDCLDQRVRFIGDPAARIGEDHLRILRFFRFHAFYGSGAPDAEGLAAVRAHKASIASLAVERVTNEMMRLVKAPGAADVMDEIAAEDILAPFFSERPAADCYRALCAAERKTGRPLSETLAFLSLVRFDGPAFDALATRLKLSRRMRGRGLAAVAAAREMPPRSVPHVRALLYEHGADAFTDGLIVALALGADVIDLPTLLAEARKWARPRFPVGGHDLMEQGGEGGAELGERLRRLERMWRDSDFSLNRQALLALDREMVDTQAR; encoded by the coding sequence ATGAATGAGTTCGCGCTTCCCGCATTCTGGCTGAACGGCGGTCCGTTGCGCAGCCTCCTCAAGGTGCTGAACCGGGAGGGCGAGGCGCGGGTGGTGGGCGGCGCGGTGCGCAACAGCGTGCTCGGCTTTCCGCCAGGCGACATCGACATTGCGACCGACCTGGCGCCGGAGCGGGTCGAGCGGGCGAGCCGCAGGGCCGGGTTCGCGGTTCACCCCACCGGCGTTGCCCATGGCACGCTCACCATTGTTGCCGAGGGCCAGCCCTTCGAGGTCACCACGCTGCGCGAAGACGTGGAGACCGATGGCCGGCACGCCACGGTGCGCTTCACGGACAGCTGGGAAGTGGACGCCATGCGGCGCGACTTCACTATGAATGCTCTTTACGTGGACGCTGAAGGCCACGGCGTCGATTATGTGGGCGGCTACCGCGACTGTCTGGACCAGCGGGTGCGCTTCATCGGCGACCCCGCCGCGCGGATCGGCGAAGACCACCTGCGCATCCTGCGTTTCTTCCGCTTTCATGCCTTCTACGGCAGCGGCGCGCCCGACGCCGAGGGGCTGGCCGCGGTGCGCGCGCACAAGGCGTCCATCGCATCGCTTGCGGTGGAGCGCGTCACCAACGAAATGATGCGGCTGGTCAAGGCGCCGGGCGCTGCCGACGTGATGGACGAGATTGCCGCAGAGGACATTCTCGCGCCCTTCTTTTCCGAGCGCCCTGCGGCAGATTGCTACCGGGCCCTGTGTGCTGCAGAGCGCAAGACCGGGCGGCCGCTCAGTGAAACGCTGGCATTCCTCTCTCTCGTCCGTTTCGACGGACCGGCGTTCGATGCGCTGGCGACCCGGCTCAAGCTTTCCCGGCGGATGCGCGGGCGCGGGCTTGCCGCCGTTGCGGCAGCGCGCGAGATGCCGCCCCGCTCGGTTCCCCACGTGCGTGCCCTCCTTTATGAGCACGGCGCCGACGCCTTCACCGATGGGCTGATCGTGGCGCTGGCCCTTGGTGCCGATGTGATCGACCTGCCGACCCTTCTGGCTGAGGCGCGCAAATGGGCGCGCCCGCGCTTTCCGGTCGGCGGGCACGACCTGATGGAGCAGGGCGGAGAAGGCGGCGCGGAGCTTGGCGAGCGGTTGCGGCGGCTGGAGCGGATGTGGCGCGACAGCGACTTTTCGCTGAACCGGCAAGCGCTCCTCGCGCTCGACCGGGAGATGGTCGACACCCAGGCGCGGTGA